The Huiozyma naganishii CBS 8797 chromosome 1, complete genome genome window below encodes:
- the EXO5 gene encoding Exo5p (similar to Saccharomyces cerevisiae DEM1 (YBR163W); ancestral locus Anc_8.518), with the protein MLKWRVKPRWIRRNLHCNKRVNEMTSLEHPKANQDLTDLTLDEQKTIKELSFFKDKQLQQVVLSTKKLNSKDNYILGKIGVVREIFGESTTHPGYLSYKLPDTKPNPYRDGLSKCTFSERQNRLSVTSLLTKSWCELRTAYDIYSQKPRFATSRIISGAKQHSTLESTIYKIDDDWLEFNQRLNVPTFKLLEGWSDTLHRLMTLFINGEAREVLCHGYMDSSDDNGTFLSGEKIEYWQRMFDSGRTESPDTDPASKFVLVSGIIDHLVLRSKRSENLIVNQKYLEGTADVMKVIEGLQAKVSTPQAQNDWEIVVGDVKTRNVYQVPTQSSVVKASKLQVMYYRFFLDILGQAADTTYYSLLINAQKRGLDVDAPINPLNALSLMVRHPFLIPDMNRLKHGVSINFEPFDICNEADNKVFYDLTPYKELLTSDNSEHLREFCKKWEKPLTLRYFAARLSQFYNLMGGLLSDKLMIEYYCFGKNFHNIDFTYSHDNLCQHHASSSKFWFGKRPIEPIKPNLKNLVTYCKYCDYSSVCLWKREAEEACGQLGKDLQNVISEIY; encoded by the coding sequence ATGCTAAAATGGCGTGTTAAACCGCGATGGATCAGGAGAAACCTTCACTGTAATAAAAGAGTTAATGAAATGACATCTCTGGAACATCCTAAAGCAAATCAAGATCTCACAGATTTGACTCTAGATGAACAAAAGACCATCAAAGAACTTTCCTTCTTTAAGGATAAACAATTACAACAAGTTGTCCTATCTaccaaaaaattgaactCAAAAGACAACTATATTTTGGGCAAGATAGGCGTGGTGCGCGAAATATTTGGCGAAAGCACAACACACCCTGGATATCTGAGTTATAAACTTCCCGATACAAAACCCAATCCGTATAGAGATGGACTCTCGAAGTGTACTTTTTCAGAAAGGCAAAACAGACTCTCGGTAACTTCACTACTTACCAAATCCTGGTGCGAGTTGAGAACCGCCTATGATATCTATTCTCAAAAGCCAAGGTTTGCGACGAGCCGCATCATATCTGGAGCCAAGCAGCATTCAACTTTAGAGTCTACAATCTATAAGATTGACGACGATTGGTTGGAATTTAACCAGAGATTAAACGTCCCCACTTTCAAGTTACTTGAAGGCTGGTCAGACACGTTGCATCGGCTAATGACTTTATTTATTAATGGAGAGGCCAGGGAAGTATTGTGTCACGGTTACATGGATTCGAGCGATGACAATGGAACGTTTCTAAGCGGGGAAAAAATAGAGTATTGGCAACGGATGTTTGATTCGGGGCGCACTGAAAGTCCAGATACTGATCCAGCATCGaaatttgttcttgtcaGTGGGATCATAGATCATCTAGTTTTGAGATCCAAGAGAAGTGAAAATTTGATAGTTAACCAGAAATATTTGGAAGGCACCGCAGACGTTATGAAGGTTATCGAAGGGTTACAGGCCAAAGTTTCTACCCCTCAAGCTCAAAACGATTGGGAAATAGTAGTTGGTGATGTGAAAACTAGAAACGTTTATCAAGTACCCACCCAGTCATCCGTGGTCAAGGCGTCAAAATTACAGGTGATGTACTATAGGTTTTTTCTAGATATTTTGGGGCAAGCCGCGGATACAACATATTACAGCTTGTTGATTAATGCCCAAAAGAGAGGGCTTGATGTAGACGCACCCATAAATCCACTCAATGCGTTAAGCCTGATGGTACGTCATCCATTTCTGATACCCGATATGAACCGCCTGAAACATGGGGTTTCCATAAATTTTGAGCCTTTTGATATCTGCAACGAAGCAGATAACAAAGTGTTCTATGACTTGACACCTTATAAAGAACTATTGACTAGTGACAATTCAGAACATCTTCGAGAGTTTTGTAAGAAGTGGGAGAAACCTTTGACATTACGCTACTTCGCGGCCAGATTATCCCAATTCTACAACCTAATGGGCGGTTTGCTCTCCGATAAATTAATGATAGAATATTATTGTTTCGGAAAGAATTTCCATAACATCGACTTCACTTATTCCCATGACAATTTATGCCAACATCATGCAAGCAGTTCAAAGTTTTGGTTTGGGAAGCGACCTATAGAACCCATTAAACCAAATCTCAAGAATTTGGTCACCTACTGTAAATATTGCGACTATTCAAGTGTTTGTTTATGGAAACGGGAGGCAGAGGAAGCATGTGGTCAGTTGGGAAAGGATCTTCAAAACGTAATATCTGAAATTTACTAG
- the YSY6 gene encoding Ysy6p (similar to Saccharomyces cerevisiae YSY6 (YBR162W-A); ancestral locus Anc_8.516): MAVQTPKQRLANQKFNKKVEQNRKYGKKKVSKKDKDGKVSISKYWVGALLFLLIGGGVLELLKFII, translated from the coding sequence ATGGCAGTGCAAACCCCGAAACAGAGGCTGGCAAACCAAAAGTTTAACAAGAAAGTTGAACAGAACAGAAAGTacgggaagaagaaagtgagTAAGAAAGACAAAGATGGTAAGGTTTCTATCTCCAAGTACTGGGTCGGCGCGctcctgttcttgttgattGGTGGTGGGGTGTTGGAATTGCTCAAATTCATCATATAG
- the TOS1 gene encoding Tos1p (similar to Saccharomyces cerevisiae TOS1 (YBR162C); ancestral locus Anc_8.515), protein MKISTLSSTVGLLAGLAKLVAADCSLSNDGNYYCATTNAIIYSNVGVSATYNDVTLMDETTCACSSQQVSFSGSLAPLDEELSVHFRGPVNLKQFAVYYPANGASLKKRDNVAEEECAEIVTKRKHRHKRDIAVEYVEVTATMYVDADGQTVTTGTGEQQPTTTQLVNDINVAEQTPTTTQQNTVATEQTPIQQTTPTTTTLSNNNYPPATTTAQQQETTTANTIATTATAPSSSNTNGGSVAVGSWERTSYFTPGSTSNCTFMNNQGGTAGSGTWSACFGNSISYAASNGVDGAGSAIALDDVTLKSGQEFMIFSGATCNGNECGYYREGIPAYHGFGGNQKIFVFEFEMPSDTNGNGYNQDMPAIWLLNAKIPRTLQYGKSECSCWETGCGEMDLFEILSNGSNKLISHVHDAQGGGTQDYFQRPIGNTLKAAVIFNGNDKSIHIVEIDGDVGATLDQATVQSWLSKSGSAAALP, encoded by the coding sequence ATGAAGATATCTACTTTGTCGTCTACAGTGGGTCTTCTAGCAGGTCTTGCCAAGTTGGTCGCTGCAGACTGTTCGTTATCCAATGACGGGAACTACTACTGTGCCACAACAAACGCTATCATATACTCAAACGTCGGTGTCTCGGCCACATACAATGATGTCACTCTGATGGATGAAACTACCTGTGCGTGTTCGTCCCAACAGGTGTCCTTCTCAGGCAGTTTGGCTCCTTTAGATGAGGAATTGTCCGTCCATTTCAGAGGTCCAGTTAATCTGAAACAGTTTGCCGTCTACTATCCTGCCAACGGCGCAagcttgaagaaaagagacaaTGTCGCTGAAGAGGAATGTGCGGAAATCGTTACTAAGAGAAAGCACCGTCATAAGAGAGATATTGCAGTGGAATACGTCGAAGTTACTGCGACTATGTACGTCGACGCGGATGGTCAAACAGTGACCACTGGTACTGGTGAACAACAACCAACCACCACGCAGCTAGTAAATGACATTAACGTCGCTGAACAGACCCCAACTACTACGCAGCAAAACACTGTCGCCACCGAGCAGACTCCAATTCAACAAACCACCCCAACTACCACAACTCTTTCGAACAACAACTACCCACCAGCCACTACAACAgcacaacagcaagaaacAACCACAGCAAACACCATTGCAACCACTGCGACTGCTCCATCATCCTCTAACACCAATGGTGggtctgttgctgttggcTCTTGGGAAAGAACCAGTTACTTCACCCCAGGCTCCACTAGCAACTGTACCTTTATGAACAACCAAGGTGGTACTGCTGGTAGTGGTACATGGTCCGCATGCTTTGGTAACTCCATCTCATATGCCGCCTCGAACGGTGTGGACGGTGCTGGCTCCGCAATTGCTCTGGATGATGTTACGTTGAAGTCTGGCCAAGAATTCATGATCTTCTCCGGTGCTACCTGTAACGGTAACGAATGTGGATATTACAGAGAGGGGATCCCAGCCTATCATGGGTTCGGTGGTAACCAAAAGatcttcgtctttgaaTTCGAAATGCCATCAGACACCAACGGTAACGGGTATAACCAGGACATGCCTGCTATCTGGTTATTGAATGCCAAGATTCCAAGAACTCTACAGTATGGTAAATCAGAATGTTCATGTTGGGAAACCGGCTGTGGTGAGATGGACTTGTTCGAAATCTTGAGTAACGGATCTAACAAACTGATCTCACACGTCCACGATGCTCAAGGTGGCGGTACCCAGGACTACTTCCAAAGACCAATCGGCAACACTCTAAAGGCGGCTGTTATCTTCAACGGTAACGACAAATCTATTCACATTGTCGAGATTGATGGTGATGTGGGCGCCACTCTAGACCAGGCTACTGTTCAATCGTGGCTGAGCAAGTCTGGCTCTGCCGCTGCTTTGCCATGA